The following DNA comes from Spirochaetota bacterium.
TAAAATAGGGCAGGTTAATGATGATTTACTTACCATTGCTGGTTTACAGGGGAATGAAATTGTTTCAGTTTCAGTTTTTGACCTGCATTCTGCATACAAATCTACTTTCAGCGAATTTTAGAGGTACCGATGGCAAAACCAAAAGCCTTAATAGTAACAGGATATGGCATTAATTGTGATGAGGAAACGCGGTTTTCATTTGAATTAGCTGGTGCACATGCAACAATAATTCATATAAATGACATTATTGAAAATAAATCACTTCTAAATTCTTACCAAATTTTTGCATTTCCTGGTGGTTTTTCGTATGGTGACGATACCGGCAGCGGCAAAGCACTGGCAAATAAAATTAAGCATAACCTTTATGATGAAATGATGTCATTTATTAACCGTGATACCTTGATGATTGGTATTTGCAATGGATTTCAGGTAATGGTTAATTTAGGGATAGTACCAGCATTAACTCAAACAATTGGCAATGTTGAAGTTTCACTTGAACACAACGCTACATTCAGGTTCCAGTGCAGATGGGTTGATTTGACTATCAATCCCCATTCAAACTGTGTATTCACAAAAGGTATTGAAAAGCTGCATATTCCCGTAGCGCATGGTGAAGGCAATTTTGTTGCACCACAGCATATTATTGATAAACTTTCTAAGAACAATCAAATCATTATGCAATATATAAAGCCAGATGGATCATTTGCCCAGGGTCAATTTCCCTATAATCCAAATGGTTCAATTATGGACATTGCAGCCATTTGTGACACCACCGGTAGAATCATGGGTATGATGCCTCATCCTGAACGACATATATATTTTATGCAACGAGACAACTGGACATATTTACGTGAAATATCAAGAAGGCAAAATAAAGAAATCTCACACTATGGTGAGGGATTGCAGATATTTAAAAATGCTGTTGAGTATTACAAATAAACATTAAAAAAATTTACATTTATCAAAATGACTTAGAAGATATTCTTATCAGTTAATGTTTAGTGGTTATGTTTTTTTTCATTCCAATAAAAATAAATTAATTTGACTTTGATTAATTTTATCTTTATACTTTTTCACCAGAGCCTATCAAATAAACGCCGGAGTATAATAATTTATAACAACCATTATATTTATATATGTTTAATTATATAACATCCTTTCTGCATGAACTTGTTTCAATTAATTTGTCAAAAAAAAAGCTAATTTATT
Coding sequences within:
- the purQ gene encoding phosphoribosylformylglycinamidine synthase I, which codes for MAKPKALIVTGYGINCDEETRFSFELAGAHATIIHINDIIENKSLLNSYQIFAFPGGFSYGDDTGSGKALANKIKHNLYDEMMSFINRDTLMIGICNGFQVMVNLGIVPALTQTIGNVEVSLEHNATFRFQCRWVDLTINPHSNCVFTKGIEKLHIPVAHGEGNFVAPQHIIDKLSKNNQIIMQYIKPDGSFAQGQFPYNPNGSIMDIAAICDTTGRIMGMMPHPERHIYFMQRDNWTYLREISRRQNKEISHYGEGLQIFKNAVEYYK